In a genomic window of Streptomyces noursei ATCC 11455:
- a CDS encoding PP2C family protein-serine/threonine phosphatase, giving the protein MRVRRGPLREGRPWRLSHGLVALPLALIVAVTALDISSPTTIHLGPFLVAAPALTAAFAGARLTGVIGALAVAAQILIGHLHGGLTTANHEAQIAALFVLSVLVTIFRYARDRHQRQLSQVRSVAVAAQQVLLWPLPRRIGRLRIESAYIAAEAEAEIGGDLYAAVPVPGGTRLVIGDVRGKGLPAIGEAAVLIGAFRGSAYRNLPLPAIAAHLGNSVFWNLAHAPEEYSESFVTAAVLDVYDDGPRIEMVNCGHPPPLVLRNGQVRSLEVTEPALPLGLTAPLESDYKLESFAFGPDEVLLLYTDGVIETRDRSGAFYPLTDRLAQWNEPDPAALVRRLRDDLLRYAGGNLSDDVAVIAITRPPEYAAR; this is encoded by the coding sequence ATGCGCGTCCGGCGCGGTCCGCTCCGCGAAGGCAGGCCCTGGCGGCTGAGCCACGGGCTGGTCGCCCTGCCGCTCGCGCTGATCGTTGCGGTCACCGCGCTGGACATCAGCTCGCCCACCACCATCCACCTGGGCCCGTTCCTGGTCGCGGCGCCGGCCCTCACCGCCGCGTTCGCGGGAGCCCGCCTCACCGGGGTCATCGGTGCCCTGGCAGTGGCCGCCCAGATCCTCATCGGCCATCTGCACGGCGGGCTGACGACCGCCAACCACGAGGCGCAGATCGCCGCGCTCTTCGTCCTCTCGGTGCTGGTCACGATCTTCCGCTACGCCCGTGACCGGCACCAGCGGCAGCTGAGCCAGGTGCGGTCGGTGGCGGTGGCGGCCCAGCAGGTGCTGCTGTGGCCGCTGCCGCGCCGGATCGGCCGGCTGCGCATCGAGTCGGCGTACATCGCGGCGGAGGCGGAGGCCGAGATCGGCGGCGACCTGTACGCGGCGGTGCCGGTGCCGGGCGGCACCCGCCTGGTGATCGGGGACGTGCGCGGCAAGGGCCTGCCCGCGATCGGGGAGGCCGCGGTGCTGATCGGGGCGTTCCGGGGCTCGGCCTACCGGAACCTGCCGCTGCCGGCGATCGCGGCGCACCTGGGCAATTCGGTGTTCTGGAACCTCGCGCACGCCCCCGAGGAGTACTCGGAGTCCTTCGTGACCGCCGCGGTCCTGGACGTCTACGACGACGGACCGCGCATCGAGATGGTCAACTGCGGGCACCCCCCGCCCCTGGTGCTGCGGAACGGGCAGGTCCGGTCGCTGGAGGTCACCGAGCCGGCGCTGCCGCTCGGACTGACCGCGCCGCTGGAGAGCGACTACAAGCTGGAGAGCTTCGCGTTCGGGCCGGACGAGGTGCTGCTGCTGTACACGGACGGGGTGATCGAGACCCGGGACCGCTCGGGCGCGTTCTATCCGCTGACCGACCGGCTGGCCCAGTGGAACGAGCCCGACCCGGCCGCGCTGGTCCGGCGCCTCCGCGACGATCTGCTCCGGTACGCGGGCGGCAATCTGAGCGACGACGTCGCCGTGATCGCGATCACCCGGCCGCCGGAGTACGCGGCGCGGTGA
- a CDS encoding zinc-binding alcohol dehydrogenase family protein, with protein MACAALPETLSGWAVERPGPVASGPLTAVRRPVPEPGPGDLLVKVEACGVCRTDLHLAEGDLPPHRPATIPGHEIVGRVAAAGAAVTRFRTGDRVGGAWLRATCGECRYCRSGAENLCPASRYTGWDADGGFADLTLLAADYAYPLPESQDAATLAPLLCAGIIGYRALRRCALPPGGRLGIYGFGGSAHLAAQVALAEGARLHVLTRSARARQLARELGAVSTGDAYDRPPEPLDSAILFAPVGDLVPVALAALDRSGTLAVAGIHLTDIPPLTYQEHLFYERNLCSVTANTRRDGREFLETAARIGIRVTTTPYPLGRAPEALGDLAGDRVQGAAVLLPDPDFSPS; from the coding sequence ATGGCGTGCGCCGCGCTCCCGGAGACGCTGTCCGGGTGGGCCGTCGAGCGGCCGGGGCCGGTTGCCTCCGGGCCGCTGACGGCGGTGCGCCGGCCCGTTCCGGAGCCGGGGCCCGGGGACCTGCTGGTGAAGGTGGAGGCTTGCGGTGTCTGTCGTACGGATCTGCATCTCGCTGAGGGTGATCTTCCACCGCACCGGCCGGCGACCATACCGGGACACGAGATCGTGGGCCGGGTGGCTGCCGCGGGTGCGGCGGTGACGCGGTTCCGGACCGGCGACCGGGTGGGCGGGGCCTGGCTGCGCGCCACCTGCGGGGAGTGCCGGTACTGCCGGTCCGGCGCCGAGAACCTCTGCCCCGCCTCGCGGTACACCGGGTGGGACGCGGACGGCGGATTCGCGGACCTGACGCTGCTCGCGGCGGACTACGCCTACCCGCTGCCGGAGTCGCAGGACGCGGCGACGCTGGCACCGCTGCTCTGCGCGGGGATCATCGGCTACCGGGCGCTGCGGCGGTGCGCGCTGCCACCGGGCGGGCGGCTGGGCATCTACGGCTTCGGCGGCTCGGCACACCTGGCCGCGCAGGTCGCGCTGGCCGAAGGGGCCCGGCTGCATGTGCTCACCCGATCCGCGCGGGCCCGCCAACTGGCGCGCGAACTGGGCGCGGTGTCCACCGGCGACGCCTACGACCGCCCGCCCGAGCCACTGGACTCCGCCATCCTCTTCGCACCGGTGGGCGACCTGGTGCCGGTGGCGCTGGCGGCGCTGGACCGCTCCGGGACGCTCGCCGTCGCCGGCATCCACCTCACCGACATCCCCCCGCTCACCTACCAGGAACACCTCTTCTACGAACGGAACCTGTGCAGCGTGACGGCGAACACCCGGCGCGACGGGCGGGAGTTCCTGGAGACCGCGGCACGGATCGGGATCCGCGTGACGACCACGCCGTATCCCCTGGGCCGGGCCCCCGAGGCGCTCGGCGACCTGGCGGGCGACCGGGTCCAGGGGGCGGCGGTGCTGCTGCCCGACCCGGATTTCAGTCCGTCGTGA
- a CDS encoding LCP family protein — MTRSHTAGAAHGGGDGAAGEGRRGLGGIRAAAALTLSLLVLLIAGAGWVYLQLNGDINTFGADGLSANRPAAGGGSNVLVIGSDSRAGGNRRLGGGEGDVGRSDTAFLLHVYGDGRHALAVSFPRDTLVEIPPCRLPDGRWTPPQSDAMFNSAFTVGRTTKGNPACTQNTVEQLTGLRVDHTVVVDFAGFAALTTAVGGVPVCLPQDVYQGDLDPNRGARGGLVFARGPQTVSGQRALDYVRLRHGIGDGSDIGRIKRQQAFTAALIKKVRSHGMNPSALLPLARAATAALTVDPGLGSADRLLAFALSMRDVDLHNTTFRTLPWRYQGARVAIVHPDADELWAGLRADRAVDGRAAGGTGAPDDGKAPPPVPTPDAAPTVAGIGVAVYNGTSVPGLAAHAAAELRAAGFEITRTATAAGQQHTTTVIGYGPGRQEPARTVARYFPGAVLQQAAAPGVRVTLGRDYADRPALGAGAPTTPPGSAGGAARSAADDPCSDLSYG; from the coding sequence GTGACACGCAGCCACACCGCAGGCGCCGCACACGGGGGCGGGGACGGGGCCGCCGGAGAGGGGCGGCGCGGGCTCGGCGGGATCCGGGCGGCGGCCGCGCTGACCCTCTCGCTCCTGGTGCTGCTGATCGCCGGCGCGGGCTGGGTCTACCTCCAGCTCAACGGCGACATCAACACCTTCGGCGCGGACGGCCTCAGTGCGAACCGGCCCGCCGCGGGCGGCGGCAGCAACGTCCTGGTGATCGGCTCCGACTCGCGGGCCGGCGGCAACCGCCGACTCGGCGGCGGCGAGGGCGACGTGGGGCGCTCGGACACCGCGTTCCTGCTGCACGTCTACGGCGACGGCCGGCACGCGCTCGCGGTGTCCTTCCCCCGGGACACCCTGGTGGAGATCCCGCCGTGCCGGCTGCCCGACGGCCGATGGACCCCGCCGCAGTCCGACGCGATGTTCAACTCCGCGTTCACCGTGGGCCGCACGACCAAGGGCAACCCCGCCTGCACCCAGAACACCGTGGAGCAGCTCACCGGGCTGCGGGTGGACCACACCGTCGTCGTCGACTTCGCGGGCTTCGCCGCGCTGACCACCGCCGTCGGCGGGGTGCCCGTCTGCCTGCCCCAGGACGTCTACCAGGGGGACCTCGACCCGAACCGGGGGGCCCGCGGCGGGCTGGTCTTCGCCCGGGGCCCGCAGACCGTCTCCGGCCAGCGGGCACTGGACTACGTACGCCTCCGGCACGGCATCGGGGACGGCTCCGACATCGGCAGGATCAAGCGGCAACAGGCGTTCACCGCCGCGCTGATCAAGAAGGTCAGGTCCCACGGCATGAACCCGTCCGCGCTGCTCCCGCTGGCCCGGGCGGCCACCGCGGCCCTGACCGTGGACCCCGGACTGGGCTCCGCGGACCGGCTCCTGGCCTTCGCCCTGTCGATGCGGGACGTCGACCTGCACAACACCACGTTCCGGACCCTGCCCTGGCGCTACCAGGGTGCCCGGGTCGCGATCGTCCACCCGGACGCCGACGAGCTGTGGGCCGGGCTGCGCGCCGACCGCGCCGTGGACGGCCGGGCCGCCGGCGGCACCGGTGCCCCGGACGACGGCAAGGCCCCGCCGCCCGTCCCGACGCCGGACGCCGCACCGACCGTGGCCGGCATCGGCGTCGCGGTCTACAACGGCACCAGCGTCCCCGGGCTCGCCGCGCACGCCGCCGCCGAACTGCGCGCGGCTGGCTTCGAGATCACCCGGACCGCCACCGCCGCCGGTCAGCAGCACACCACCACCGTCATCGGATACGGCCCCGGCCGGCAGGAGCCCGCCCGGACCGTCGCCCGGTACTTCCCCGGTGCGGTCCTCCAGCAGGCCGCCGCCCCCGGTGTCCGCGTCACCCTCGGCCGGGACTACGCCGACCGGCCCGCCCTCGGCGCCGGCGCCCCGACCACCCCGCCGGGAAGCGCGGGCGGCGCCGCCCGCTCCGCCGCCGACGACCCGTGCTCCGATCTCTCGTACGGTTAG
- a CDS encoding ArsR/SmtB family transcription factor — protein MFGLLASPPRLHIVWALAQGESDVSGLAERVGGALPAISQHLSKLKLAGLVRSRREGRRVVYFVDDPDTVAVMRTLVVQLAARSEGVSPARLRELGA, from the coding sequence ATGTTCGGGCTGCTGGCCTCTCCCCCACGGCTGCACATCGTCTGGGCACTGGCCCAGGGCGAGAGCGACGTCAGCGGACTGGCCGAACGGGTCGGCGGCGCCCTGCCCGCGATCAGCCAACACCTGTCCAAGCTCAAGCTCGCCGGACTGGTGCGCTCCCGCCGCGAAGGCCGCCGGGTCGTCTACTTCGTCGACGACCCCGACACCGTCGCCGTGATGCGCACCCTCGTCGTCCAACTCGCCGCCCGTAGCGAGGGTGTGTCGCCGGCCCGCCTGCGTGAACTCGGTGCCTGA
- a CDS encoding GlsB/YeaQ/YmgE family stress response membrane protein, protein MGIISWIVLGLLAGAIAKFLLPGRDPGGLVGTTLIGIAGSFIGGWLSAKFLHRPIAHNFFDLATWVAAVAGALVLLIVYRLLFGNSRN, encoded by the coding sequence GTGGGCATCATCAGCTGGATCGTGCTCGGGCTCCTGGCCGGGGCGATAGCCAAGTTCCTGCTTCCCGGACGCGATCCGGGCGGCCTGGTGGGCACCACGCTCATCGGCATCGCCGGTTCGTTCATCGGCGGCTGGCTGTCGGCGAAGTTCCTGCACCGACCGATCGCGCACAACTTCTTCGACCTCGCCACCTGGGTCGCGGCCGTCGCCGGCGCCCTGGTCCTGCTCATCGTCTACCGGTTGCTGTTCGGCAACTCCCGGAACTGA
- the mgtA gene encoding magnesium-translocating P-type ATPase — MNSVPEITAAPGAGPVPPDAEAVRADVGAGTVEPAAMTAMTSLQLLRRLDSGPRGLTEAQAEERLARCGENTVPSWRPVSWPRRFLGALRDPFTTVLLCLGLVSAAVASWGTACVIMTLVVVSCALRSGGEHQAGRAMAALQELVATTATVQRRSAADAPPQLRELPVDQLVVGDVVRLGPGDLVPADVRLLRANGLTVHQAALTGESAPVSKRAVDAPSGTDPDAPEPPHMCFQGSSVATGSGTGLVVATGPDTRFAAAYRGPARRRGETAFDRSVHGIAWTLIRFMLLTPPLVLMANAALRGRGLETLPFAVAVAVGLTPEMLPVIVTTALARGASLLARTSGVIVKRLPALHDLGAIDVLCLDKTGTLTQDRPVVVRSAGPDGAPDPDVLHWAAVNSFWTIELAELPVPDALDEAVLTAADERGTDPLEYEGIAALPFDPMVRMSTAVVRRPGRHGTHTLVVKGAVEDVLERCGRLRTGGGETALDEAARERLLRCAAEEADGGFRLLAVARGDRRPRLGGYTDGDVRGLTFLGFVALSDELAPSAADALRVLTERQVAVKVLTGDHPGTAARACRDLGLPPGEVVTAGRLAGLDGPALAEAVGAATVVARCTAQDKARIVAALRADGHTTGFLGDGVNDLPALQAADVGICPRGAVPVAREGADVVLAEKDLTAIERAITAGRHASGNIAAYLRITLSSNLGNVIAMLAAGLLLPFLPMLPAQVLVQNLCFDAAQLSLAFDRPTVGAARRPAVLRPRVFLRFITGFGLINAMADLATFGVLAFVAHATPGTDSPTMFHAGWFTENLLTQGMVMLLLRTGRRAAEGRVVGPVHLAVTGLAVVGLLLPVSPVAPLLAMSAPPPLYYLLLSAVLTLYGAALAFARMRYARRESGEGVPDGSPERSAEHALVGGQNA, encoded by the coding sequence GTGAACTCGGTGCCTGAGATCACCGCGGCGCCGGGGGCCGGCCCGGTGCCCCCGGACGCGGAAGCGGTGCGCGCGGACGTCGGGGCCGGGACGGTGGAGCCGGCGGCGATGACCGCGATGACGTCGTTGCAGCTGCTGCGCCGGTTGGACAGCGGGCCGCGCGGGCTGACCGAGGCCCAGGCGGAGGAGCGGCTGGCCCGGTGCGGGGAGAACACCGTGCCGTCGTGGCGTCCGGTGTCCTGGCCGCGGCGCTTCCTGGGGGCGCTGCGGGATCCGTTCACCACGGTGCTGCTGTGTCTGGGGCTGGTCTCGGCGGCCGTCGCGTCCTGGGGCACCGCCTGCGTGATCATGACGCTGGTGGTGGTCAGCTGCGCGCTGCGGTCCGGCGGTGAGCACCAGGCCGGTCGGGCGATGGCGGCGCTGCAGGAGCTGGTCGCCACCACCGCGACGGTGCAGCGCCGGTCCGCCGCGGACGCGCCGCCGCAACTGCGGGAGCTCCCCGTCGACCAGTTGGTGGTCGGCGACGTGGTGCGGCTGGGCCCCGGCGACCTGGTGCCGGCGGACGTCCGGCTGCTGCGCGCCAACGGGCTGACGGTGCACCAGGCGGCGCTGACCGGGGAGTCCGCGCCGGTGTCGAAGCGCGCGGTGGACGCCCCGTCCGGCACCGACCCAGACGCGCCCGAGCCGCCGCACATGTGCTTCCAGGGCAGCAGCGTGGCGACCGGCAGCGGGACCGGTCTGGTGGTGGCGACCGGCCCGGACACCCGGTTCGCCGCCGCGTACCGCGGGCCGGCCCGGCGGCGCGGCGAGACCGCCTTCGACCGGTCGGTGCACGGCATCGCCTGGACGCTGATCCGCTTCATGCTGCTGACGCCGCCGCTGGTGCTGATGGCCAATGCCGCGCTGCGCGGGCGGGGGCTGGAGACGCTGCCGTTCGCGGTGGCCGTCGCGGTCGGGCTGACGCCGGAGATGCTGCCGGTGATCGTGACCACCGCGCTCGCCCGGGGCGCCTCGCTGCTGGCCCGGACCAGCGGGGTGATCGTCAAGCGGCTGCCGGCGCTGCACGACCTCGGCGCGATCGACGTGCTGTGCCTGGACAAGACCGGCACCCTCACCCAGGACCGGCCGGTCGTGGTGCGGTCCGCCGGCCCGGACGGCGCGCCCGATCCGGACGTGCTGCACTGGGCGGCCGTCAACAGCTTCTGGACCATCGAACTGGCCGAACTGCCGGTGCCGGACGCCCTGGACGAGGCGGTGCTGACCGCCGCGGACGAACGGGGCACGGACCCGCTGGAGTACGAGGGCATCGCGGCGCTGCCGTTCGACCCGATGGTGCGGATGTCCACGGCGGTGGTCCGCCGCCCGGGGCGGCACGGCACCCACACCCTGGTCGTCAAGGGCGCGGTGGAGGACGTGCTGGAGCGGTGCGGGCGGCTGCGGACCGGCGGCGGCGAGACCGCGCTGGACGAGGCGGCCCGGGAGCGGCTGCTGCGGTGCGCAGCCGAGGAGGCGGACGGCGGATTCCGGCTGCTGGCGGTGGCCCGTGGCGACCGCCGGCCCCGGCTCGGCGGATACACCGACGGGGACGTGCGGGGCCTGACCTTCCTGGGCTTCGTGGCGCTGAGCGATGAGCTGGCGCCGTCGGCGGCGGACGCCCTGCGGGTGCTGACCGAGCGCCAGGTGGCGGTGAAGGTGCTCACCGGCGACCATCCCGGCACCGCGGCCCGGGCCTGCCGGGACCTGGGGCTGCCGCCGGGCGAGGTGGTCACCGCCGGCCGGCTCGCCGGGCTGGACGGGCCGGCGCTGGCCGAGGCGGTCGGCGCGGCCACGGTCGTGGCGCGCTGCACGGCGCAGGACAAGGCCAGGATCGTCGCCGCGCTGCGGGCGGACGGGCACACCACCGGGTTCCTGGGCGACGGGGTCAACGACCTGCCGGCGCTGCAGGCGGCGGACGTCGGGATCTGCCCGCGCGGGGCGGTGCCGGTGGCGCGCGAGGGCGCCGACGTGGTGCTGGCCGAGAAGGACCTGACCGCGATCGAGCGGGCGATCACCGCCGGCCGGCACGCCAGCGGCAACATCGCGGCCTATCTGCGGATCACCCTGTCGTCCAACCTCGGCAACGTGATCGCCATGCTGGCGGCGGGACTGCTGCTGCCGTTCCTGCCGATGTTGCCGGCGCAGGTCCTGGTGCAGAACCTCTGCTTCGACGCGGCACAGCTCTCGCTCGCCTTCGACCGGCCGACCGTGGGGGCGGCGCGCCGCCCCGCGGTGCTGCGGCCGCGGGTCTTCCTCCGCTTCATCACCGGGTTCGGCCTGATCAACGCCATGGCGGACCTGGCGACCTTCGGGGTGCTGGCGTTCGTCGCCCATGCCACGCCGGGGACGGACAGCCCGACGATGTTCCACGCCGGGTGGTTCACCGAGAACCTGCTCACCCAGGGGATGGTGATGCTGCTGCTGCGCACGGGGCGGCGGGCCGCCGAGGGGCGCGTGGTGGGGCCGGTCCACCTGGCGGTGACCGGGCTGGCGGTGGTCGGCCTGCTGCTGCCGGTGTCGCCGGTGGCCCCGCTGCTGGCCATGTCGGCGCCGCCGCCGCTGTACTACCTGCTGCTGTCGGCGGTCCTGACGCTCTACGGTGCGGCGCTGGCGTTCGCGCGGATGCGGTACGCGCGCCGGGAGAGCGGCGAGGGCGTGCCCGACGGATCGCCGGAACGATCCGCGGAACACGCCCTCGTAGGGGGTCAGAACGCCTGA
- a CDS encoding PP2C family protein-serine/threonine phosphatase: protein MSAISTGHAERARRLRAAEDAAERIGTTLDAGTTCAELARFVCRSLCDAAAVELLPDSADRPAADLDAVDGHPAALHRVAAEGRIPLLEPRGAAVPAPLSVPLLAHGRLYGVLRAARAGGGFTAHETATLQHAARLAAVHLAHARRHAAARRTSLDLQRALLAEPGRPHPNLELATRYLPADSGALVGGDWCEAVRLHFGRTLLVMGDVMGHGLEAAVEMTAYRSGLRYVAAAELPPHRVLRQLDAVVARDDHRRPATCLLAQIDPARGIASFASAGHLPPVVFGADGTARPLPVTAGPPLGTGAGGYEIVTRGLTSDDTLLMFTDGLVERRGEDIDASLGRLARMRLPAGAGVAEVLDEVLARLGGRCGEDDVAVLAARIRRR from the coding sequence ATGAGCGCGATCAGCACCGGCCACGCCGAGCGGGCGCGGCGGCTGCGCGCGGCCGAGGACGCCGCCGAGCGGATCGGCACCACGCTGGACGCCGGCACCACCTGCGCCGAACTCGCCCGGTTCGTCTGCCGGTCACTGTGTGACGCCGCCGCGGTGGAACTGCTGCCCGACAGCGCGGACCGCCCCGCCGCCGACCTCGACGCGGTCGACGGCCACCCGGCCGCCCTGCACCGGGTCGCGGCCGAGGGCCGCATCCCCCTGCTGGAACCGCGCGGCGCCGCCGTACCGGCCCCGCTGTCCGTCCCGCTGCTGGCCCACGGCCGGCTGTACGGCGTGCTGCGCGCCGCCCGTGCCGGCGGCGGCTTCACCGCGCACGAGACCGCCACCCTCCAGCACGCGGCGCGGCTGGCGGCCGTCCACCTCGCCCACGCCCGTCGGCACGCCGCCGCCCGGCGCACCTCCCTGGACCTCCAGCGCGCCCTCCTGGCCGAGCCCGGCCGCCCCCACCCCAACCTGGAGCTCGCCACCCGCTACCTGCCGGCCGACAGCGGCGCCCTGGTCGGCGGCGACTGGTGCGAGGCGGTGCGGCTGCACTTCGGGCGGACCCTGCTGGTCATGGGCGACGTGATGGGCCACGGCCTGGAGGCCGCGGTCGAGATGACCGCCTACCGCTCCGGGCTGCGCTACGTCGCCGCCGCCGAGCTGCCGCCCCACCGGGTGCTGCGCCAACTCGACGCGGTGGTGGCCCGGGACGACCACCGCCGCCCGGCGACCTGCCTGCTGGCCCAGATCGACCCGGCCCGCGGGATCGCCTCGTTCGCCAGCGCCGGCCACCTCCCGCCGGTCGTCTTCGGCGCCGACGGCACCGCCCGGCCGCTGCCGGTGACCGCCGGTCCTCCGCTGGGCACCGGCGCCGGTGGCTACGAGATCGTCACCCGCGGGCTCACCTCCGACGACACCCTGTTGATGTTCACCGACGGCCTGGTCGAGCGGCGCGGTGAGGACATCGACGCCTCCCTGGGCCGGCTCGCCCGGATGCGGCTGCCCGCCGGTGCCGGTGTGGCCGAGGTCCTCGACGAGGTGCTGGCGCGCCTCGGCGGCCGGTGCGGCGAGGACGACGTGGCGGTGCTGGCCGCGCGGATCCGCCGCCGTTGA
- the tatA gene encoding Sec-independent protein translocase subunit TatA — MLRNGLEPWHLLVVALVVILLFGSKKLPDTARALGKSLRILKSETKAMKDDDGTPPTTTYAHGPQEPMEAPRTLHPAPGAPATAGTTGAAPGGVASEHPAAARTDREAGPHPAP; from the coding sequence ATGCTGCGCAACGGACTGGAACCCTGGCATCTGCTGGTCGTGGCACTTGTGGTGATCCTCCTCTTCGGCTCCAAGAAGCTGCCGGACACCGCCCGCGCGCTGGGCAAGTCGCTGCGCATCCTCAAGAGCGAGACCAAGGCGATGAAGGACGACGACGGAACGCCGCCCACCACCACGTACGCGCACGGCCCACAGGAGCCGATGGAGGCACCGCGCACGCTGCACCCGGCACCCGGCGCTCCCGCCACCGCCGGCACGACCGGGGCGGCACCCGGCGGCGTCGCCTCCGAGCACCCGGCCGCCGCCCGTACGGACCGGGAGGCCGGACCGCACCCGGCACCGTGA
- a CDS encoding TerD family protein translates to MSVNLSKGQKVSLSKSDGGALSVVRMGLGWQAARRKGFLARLTAREIDLDASAVLFAGQQPVDVVFFNHLVSDDGSVRHTGDNLVGGAGQGGDDESILVDLARVPVHVDQIVFTVNSFTGQTFQEVENAFCRLLDETSGQELARYSLSGGGSHTAQIMAKVFRSGGGWEMAALGAPAHGRTFEDLMPTIAAHL, encoded by the coding sequence ATGAGTGTGAACTTGAGCAAGGGCCAGAAGGTCAGCCTGAGCAAGTCCGACGGCGGCGCGCTGAGCGTGGTCCGGATGGGCCTGGGCTGGCAGGCCGCGCGCCGCAAGGGCTTTCTCGCCCGGCTCACCGCCCGGGAGATCGACCTCGACGCCTCGGCGGTGCTCTTCGCCGGCCAGCAGCCCGTCGACGTCGTGTTCTTCAACCACCTCGTGAGCGACGACGGCTCGGTGCGCCACACCGGCGACAACCTCGTCGGCGGCGCGGGCCAGGGGGGCGACGACGAGTCGATCCTGGTGGACCTGGCACGCGTGCCGGTCCATGTCGACCAGATCGTCTTCACCGTCAACTCCTTCACCGGGCAGACCTTCCAGGAGGTGGAGAACGCCTTCTGCCGCCTGCTGGACGAGACCAGCGGCCAGGAGCTGGCCCGCTACTCCCTCTCCGGCGGCGGCTCGCACACCGCCCAGATCATGGCCAAGGTCTTCCGGTCGGGCGGCGGTTGGGAGATGGCGGCGCTCGGCGCGCCCGCGCACGGCCGCACCTTCGAGGATCTGATGCCCACCATCGCCGCGCATCTGTGA
- a CDS encoding MmcQ/YjbR family DNA-binding protein: MPDSDDVRRIALALPQTAEKQAWGMPTFRVAGKMFITVPDDETSFAVRCPMHERGELIAAEPEKFWVPPHEAGSNWVRVRLAALDDLDELRDILVDSWKQAAPADLVAAYLTTD, encoded by the coding sequence GTGCCCGACTCCGACGACGTCCGCCGCATCGCGCTCGCCCTCCCGCAGACCGCGGAGAAGCAGGCATGGGGGATGCCCACCTTCCGGGTCGCCGGGAAGATGTTCATCACCGTGCCGGACGACGAGACCTCGTTCGCCGTGCGGTGCCCGATGCACGAGCGGGGCGAACTGATCGCGGCGGAGCCGGAGAAGTTCTGGGTACCGCCCCACGAGGCGGGGTCGAACTGGGTCCGGGTGCGCCTGGCCGCCCTCGACGACCTCGACGAACTCCGCGACATCCTCGTCGACTCCTGGAAGCAGGCGGCCCCCGCCGACCTCGTCGCGGCCTACCTCACGACGGACTGA